In a genomic window of Gambusia affinis linkage group LG04, SWU_Gaff_1.0, whole genome shotgun sequence:
- the cdkn2d gene encoding cyclin-dependent kinase 4 inhibitor D — protein MVLSQMDAGKALTAAAAKGNADEVQRILEECRVHPDTPNEFGRTALQVMMMGNSKVARLLLEKGAEPNIQDKHGIAPVHDAARTGFLETLQVLVEHGASVNIQDQNGALPIHIAIREGHRDVVEFLAPRSDLKHTNVSGQTAIDVARSLGELDMMNSLFAHIHS, from the exons ATGGTCCTGAGTCAGATGGACGCGGGGAAAGCTTTGACGGCGGCAGCTGCCAAAGGGAATGCCGATGAGGTGCAGAGGATCCTGGAGGAATGCAGAGTGCATCCCGATACTCCCAACGAGTTCGGCCGGACCGCGCTGCAG gtgatgaTGATGGGGAACTCCAAAGTAGCAAGGTTGTTGCTGGAAAAAGGAGCTGAGCCCAACATCCAGGACAAACACGGCATAGCGCCTGTCCATGATGCAGCACGGACGGGGTTCCTCGAGACCCTGCAGGTCCTGGTGGAGCACGGGGCTTCAGTGAACATCCAGGACCAGAACGGCGCCCTCCCCATCCACATCGCCATACGAGAAGGCCACCGGGATGTCGTGGAGTTCTTGGCTCCGCGGTCCGACCTGAAACATACCAACGTCAGTGGTCAAACAGCAATAGACGTTGCCCGATCTCTGGGTGAGCTGGATATGATGAACTCACTTTTTGCTCACATTCACAGTTAG
- the si:zfos-323e3.4 gene encoding volume-regulated anion channel subunit LRRC8C translates to MIPVGEFKSLGIEQNSQFRVLKPWWDVLSEYLCIAMLMIGVFGCTLQLTQDKIACLPSHMKNEAVDCNYIIDYSSNNSDNPIVTEMFGRKNNLDIHQYLFVNQYCYERFVHWYAKYFPYLVVIHSMIFMVASSFWFKFPGTSSKIDLFVNILRKCFDSPWTTRALSEVSEERGEEKLVSLRMSTMSKNFKNHREDDEEENIGLLRSTSVKSNSEKKVQDPQPTPSVLDKKEGEQAKALFEKVKKFRTHVEEADILYLMYVLQTSLKVFKFLIIMVYTAVLVQNIEVIVHCDVPPDLTGFQIYCCNHTKANLFSKLAYCYICFIGVYGLICIYTLYWVFHRPLKEYSFEHIRLETGVNDIPDVKNDFAFLLHLVDQYDALYPKRFAVFLSEVSESHLYQLNLNHEWTNKKLRAHLSKNSKDKLELCLTGLAGLPDTVFEITEIESLKLEQVKNVTIPAGVAKLDSLQELSLIYCAAKLQLLALNHLKEHLKVLRLTFESSEEIPMWMYALHCLEELFLTGPLNNEVSKSGNLESLRDLSTLRLLSLRSNLRKIPPSVGDLASQLQALHIHNEGVKLQAFSTLKKLTNLVSLELSGCELERIPSAVFSLNNLQELDLKENKLCTVEEILSLQHCRRLVTLRLWHNKITYIPDHITKLHTLETLDISWNKLKKLPSRLFYCTRLRHLDISHNQITSIPSEVNILSGLQFFSAAFNSLESLPEELFSCKRIKTLVLSNNCLSYLSPKVGNLAHLVRLDIKGNRLDSLPLEIGECPLLRCTGLIVEDSLFDLLPSYLQKKLSQG, encoded by the exons ATGATCCCAGTGGGTGAATTCAAAAGCCTCGGGATTGAGCAGAACTCCCAGTTCCGGGTGCTGAAACCATGGTGGGACGTTCTGTCAGAGTACCTGTGCATTGCAATGCTCATGATTGGTGTCTTTGGCTGCACCCTGCAG CTAACCCAGGACAAGATCGCATGTCTGCCTAGCCATATGAAGAATGAGGCAGTAGACTGCAACTACATCATTGACTACAGCAGTAACAACAGTGACAACCCCATCGTCACGGAGATGTTCGGTCGAAAGAATAACCTGGACATTCACCAATACTTGTTTGTTAACCAATATTGCTATGAGAGGTTTGTGCACTGGTATGCAAAGTACTTCCCATACCTTGTGGTGATCCACTCTATGATCTTCATGGTAGCAAGCAGCTTCTGGTTCAAATTCCCTGGGACGTCTTCTAAAATTGACCTTTTTGTCAACATTCTGAGGAAGTGCTTTGACTCACCCTGGACCACGAGGGCTCTGAGTGAAGTTTCAGAGGAAAGAGGAGAAGAGAAGCTGGTCAGTTTGAGGATGAGCACCATGTCAAAGAATTTCAAAAACCACAGAGAAGACGACGAGGAGGAGAATATAGGACTTCTTCGCTCCACCTCTGTCAAGTCTAATTCAGAAAAGAAAGTCCAGGACCCCCAGCCTACTCCTTCTGTGTTGGACAAAAAGGAGGGAGAGCAGGCCAAAGCTCTCTTTGAAAAGGTGAAGAAGTTTCGAACCCATGTAGAGGAGGCAGACATCCTGTACCTTATGTATGTGCTACAAACATCTCTCAAAGTCTTCAAGTTCCTTATTATCATGGTATACACCGCAGTGCTGGTTCAAAATATTGAAGTAATTGTGCACTGTGATGTCCCTCCTGACCTGACTGGTTTTCAAATATATTGCTGTAACCACACCAAAGCCAATCTTTTCTCCAAGCTTGCTTACTGCTACATCTGCTTCATAGGAGTGTATGGACTTATATGCATCTACACCTTATATTGGGTGTTCCACCGACCTTTAAAGGAGTACTCCTTTGAGCACATCAGACTGGAAACGGGTGTCAATGACATACCGGATGTAAAGAACGACTTTGCTTTCTTGCTTCATCTAGTGGATCAGTACGATGCTCTGTATCCTAAAAGGTTTGCAGTCTTTCTTTCTGAGGTAAGCGAGAGCCACCTTTATCAACTCAACCTGAACCACGAGTGGACCAATAAAAAGCTGCGCGCCCACCTTTCTAAGAACTCCAAAGATAAGTTGGAACTCTGTCTTACAGGACTAGCAGGCCTTCCAGACACTGTCTTTGAAATCACAGAAATTGAATCACTCAAACTGGAGCaagttaaaaatgtcacaattccAGCTGGTGTGGCAAAGCTGGATTCTTTGCAGGAGTTATCTCTGATCTACTGTGCAGCTAAGCTGCAACTGCTTGCCCTGAACCATCTTAAAGAACACTTAAAGGTTCTACGTCTTACTTTTGAAAGTTCAGAGGAGATCCCTATGTGGATGTATGCCCTCCATTGTCTGGAGGAGTTATTTCTGACTGGTCCTTTAAATAATGAGGTGTCGAAAAGTGGCAACTTGGAGTCTCTGCGAGATCTCAGTACTTTGAGACTCCTCAGTCTACGGTCCAACCTACGAAAGATACCACCCAGTGTTGGTGACCTAGCGTCACAGTTGCAGGCATTGCACATCCACAATGAAGGGGTCAAGCTCCAGGCATTTAGCACACTGAAGAAGTTAACAAACTTAGTTTCATTAGAGCTATCAGGCTGTGAGCTGGAGCGCATCCCAAGCGCTGTTTTCAGCCTGAACAATCTACAGGAGCTAGACCTGAAAGAAAATAAGCTTTGCACTGTGGAAGAGATCCTGAGTCTGCAGCATTGTCGGCGTTTGGTTACGCTCCGTCTGTGGCATAATAAAATCACTTACATTCCTGATCACATCACTAAGCTGCACACACTGGAGACGCTGGACATAAGCTGGAACAAGCTGAAAAAGCTTCCGTCTCGGCTGTTCTACTGCACCCGGCTAAGGCACCTCGACATCTCCCACAATCAGATCACATCCATTCCTTCAGAAGTGAACATACTATCGGGTCTTCAGTTCTTTTCTGCTGCCTTCAACTCTCTAGAGTCTCTGCCTGAGGAGCTCTTCTCCTGTAAACGAATAAAAACTCTGGTTCTGAGTAACAACTGTCTTTCATATCTTAGCCCCAAAGTGGGCAACCTGGCCCACCTTGTGCGACTGGATATTAAGGGAAATCGGTTGGATTCTCTGCCTTTGGAGATAGGAGAGTGTCCTCTTCTGAGATGCACCGGGCTGATAGTAGAGGACAGCCTGTTTGACTTGCTGCCATCATACTTACAAAAGAAGCTGAGTCAAGGCTGA